The Leucobacter sp. UCMA 4100 genome window below encodes:
- the cydB gene encoding cytochrome d ubiquinol oxidase subunit II: MSLEILWFFIVGVMLVGYFVLDGFDFGVGMSLPFVSKDDTDRRVAINTIGPVWDLNETWLIVAGASLFAAFPEWYATMFSGLYLPLLLILVALILRGVSFEYRHQGKGENWTKWFDRFIVFGSFLPPLLWGVAFANLLQGLPIEPMDNGGWIYTGTLLTLLNPYGLLGGLAVMLLCFTHGAVFLALKSDGAIRERSRALASRVGLITIVVAAAFLVWTIVQQLDNPMLPWVIVMAALAAVTLIGAWVFNARGSEGWAFTFNAAAIAFALLTIFMGLMPNLMISSTDPAFSMSIVGAASSQKTLELMTWVAALTMPLVLAYQGWTYWVFKKRVTRESIPAEEPVAA, from the coding sequence ATGTCTCTTGAAATTCTCTGGTTCTTTATTGTTGGAGTGATGCTCGTCGGCTACTTCGTGCTCGACGGCTTCGACTTTGGTGTCGGCATGTCGCTCCCATTCGTCTCCAAAGACGACACCGACCGCCGCGTCGCCATTAACACGATCGGCCCCGTCTGGGACCTGAACGAGACCTGGCTCATCGTGGCCGGTGCCTCGCTCTTTGCCGCGTTCCCCGAGTGGTACGCGACGATGTTCTCAGGCCTGTACCTGCCGCTTCTGCTCATTCTCGTCGCGCTTATTCTGCGCGGTGTCTCGTTTGAGTACCGCCACCAGGGCAAGGGCGAGAACTGGACGAAGTGGTTTGACCGCTTTATTGTGTTCGGCTCGTTCCTCCCGCCGCTCCTCTGGGGTGTCGCGTTCGCGAACCTCCTGCAGGGCCTGCCCATCGAGCCGATGGACAACGGTGGCTGGATCTACACGGGCACGCTGCTCACGCTGCTGAACCCGTACGGCCTCCTCGGCGGTCTAGCGGTTATGCTGCTCTGCTTCACGCACGGCGCGGTATTTCTTGCGCTCAAGTCAGACGGCGCGATCCGCGAACGCTCACGGGCGCTTGCCTCACGCGTCGGCCTCATCACGATCGTCGTTGCTGCGGCGTTTCTCGTGTGGACCATCGTGCAGCAGCTCGATAACCCGATGCTGCCGTGGGTCATCGTTATGGCGGCCCTTGCAGCGGTCACGCTCATCGGTGCCTGGGTGTTCAACGCCCGTGGCTCAGAGGGCTGGGCGTTCACCTTCAATGCCGCCGCGATCGCCTTCGCGCTGCTGACGATCTTCATGGGGCTCATGCCGAACCTCATGATCTCGAGCACCGATCCCGCGTTCTCGATGTCAATCGTCGGCGCCGCAAGCTCGCAGAAGACGCTTGAGCTCATGACCTGGGTTGCAGCCCTGACCATGCCACTCGTGCTGGCCTACCAGGGCTGGACGTACTGGGTCTTCAAGAAGCGCGTTACCCGCGAATCGATTCCCGCCGAGGAGCCGGTCGCGGCATAA
- a CDS encoding cytochrome ubiquinol oxidase subunit I, giving the protein MDEFFDPLSLARWQFGLTTLYHFIFVPLTIGMALLVAILQTAWVRTGKVKYLRLTKLFGKIFLINFAMGVVTGIVQEFQFGMNWSNYSRFNGDIFGAPLAMEGLIAFFFEATFIGLWIFGWDKLPKKIHAATIWCVWIGTVLSAYFILAANAFMQNPDGFVINEERGRAELESISAVLLNPVAVNQFVHTIFASLMFAATVVVAIAAWHLARKQHKEDMTTALRFGAVVNIIAFMGVGLSGHSLGITMTETQPMKMAAAEAMYETASGKDASFSLFSIGTPDGEHEIFSVRIPYLASFLATNSFDGEVEGIRDLQAEYTEKYCGDENSLLTCPESGSFVPTVWITYWSFRWMIGLGGLSMIVSAVGLWLTRKRAELPAWTWKVAVWTAPLPLLASLVGWVFTEMGRQPWIVFGVMTTEQGVSPGVPGWAVFTSMIVFTLLYGGLAVVEFWLIRKAAKEGPPQIEEPEDGSEIDVSKHATVY; this is encoded by the coding sequence ATGGACGAGTTCTTTGATCCGCTGTCCCTAGCGCGTTGGCAATTTGGTTTGACGACGCTCTACCACTTTATTTTTGTCCCGTTGACCATCGGCATGGCTCTGCTCGTAGCGATTCTGCAGACCGCTTGGGTACGAACGGGTAAAGTCAAATACCTTCGCCTCACGAAGCTCTTTGGCAAGATCTTCCTTATTAACTTCGCGATGGGCGTCGTAACCGGCATCGTGCAGGAGTTCCAGTTCGGCATGAACTGGTCGAACTACTCGCGTTTTAACGGTGACATCTTCGGTGCGCCACTCGCGATGGAGGGGCTCATCGCCTTCTTCTTTGAGGCGACCTTCATCGGTCTCTGGATCTTTGGCTGGGACAAGCTCCCGAAGAAGATTCACGCCGCCACGATTTGGTGCGTGTGGATCGGCACTGTGCTGAGCGCGTACTTCATTCTTGCCGCGAACGCATTTATGCAGAACCCCGATGGCTTCGTCATTAATGAGGAGCGCGGCCGTGCCGAGCTCGAAAGCATCTCGGCTGTGCTCTTGAACCCCGTCGCGGTGAACCAGTTCGTGCACACGATCTTCGCGTCGCTCATGTTCGCCGCAACGGTGGTGGTCGCGATCGCCGCATGGCACCTCGCCCGCAAGCAGCACAAGGAAGACATGACGACGGCACTGCGCTTTGGCGCGGTCGTGAACATTATCGCGTTCATGGGCGTTGGCCTCTCGGGTCACTCGCTCGGCATTACGATGACTGAGACGCAGCCCATGAAGATGGCGGCCGCCGAGGCGATGTACGAGACGGCGAGCGGTAAAGACGCTTCATTCTCACTCTTCAGCATCGGTACCCCTGACGGTGAGCACGAGATCTTCTCGGTGCGCATCCCGTACCTCGCTTCGTTCCTCGCAACGAACTCGTTTGACGGTGAGGTCGAGGGCATCCGTGACCTGCAGGCCGAATACACTGAGAAGTACTGTGGCGATGAGAACTCGCTGCTGACGTGCCCCGAGAGCGGCAGCTTCGTTCCGACGGTGTGGATCACCTACTGGTCGTTCCGATGGATGATTGGCCTTGGTGGCCTGTCGATGATCGTGAGTGCCGTTGGCCTCTGGCTGACGCGTAAACGCGCCGAGCTTCCTGCCTGGACGTGGAAGGTCGCTGTCTGGACCGCTCCGCTGCCACTGCTCGCCTCGCTCGTCGGCTGGGTCTTCACCGAGATGGGCCGCCAGCCCTGGATCGTATTCGGTGTCATGACGACCGAGCAGGGCGTCTCGCCCGGAGTACCAGGTTGGGCCGTCTTTACCTCGATGATTGTCTTCACCCTGTTGTACGGTGGTCTTGCCGTCGTCGAGTTCTGGCTCATCAGAAAGGCCGCGAAAGAAGGCCCACCGCAGATCGAAGAACCTGAAGACGGTTCAGAGATCGACGTCAGCAAGCACGCCACGGTGTACTAG
- a CDS encoding App1 family protein, with the protein MTLNPPTPSSLRAIAAKCEGWIHQQRTNRATKRGKAPSVIPYIGYGSTEWVRVLGRVLYLKPKAVTEDLGRTDLVQISKVRGWRTFTSVAVPRQQVEVYLDGRLVTTVAADDGGVVDAKVDVSLTPGWHTLGLRAEDEDIAETNVLIVDPRAKFGVISDVDDTILKTALPRPLVAAWNTFVVDEQARTATPGMPVLLQTLIERHEGSPIVYLSTGAWNAAPALSRFLARNLYPVGPLLLTDWGPTHDRFFRSGQQHKRRELLRLIEEFPSTKWVLIGDDGQHDEMLYHEFSSQHPENVAAVAIRQISTGEAVLQGGRSKARLHRSVSGVPWVYGPDGATIMNELKKHGIL; encoded by the coding sequence GTGACTCTTAACCCACCAACCCCGTCTTCCCTGCGCGCAATCGCGGCAAAATGCGAGGGGTGGATTCATCAGCAGCGCACAAATAGGGCGACAAAGCGCGGTAAAGCACCATCGGTCATTCCATATATCGGGTATGGCTCAACTGAGTGGGTGCGCGTGCTCGGTCGCGTCTTATACCTCAAGCCGAAGGCCGTAACCGAAGACCTTGGCCGCACAGATCTCGTTCAGATTTCGAAGGTTCGAGGGTGGCGAACCTTCACGAGTGTTGCAGTGCCTCGCCAACAAGTGGAGGTTTATCTCGACGGCAGGCTAGTCACGACGGTCGCTGCCGATGACGGTGGTGTAGTCGACGCCAAAGTCGATGTTTCCTTGACCCCAGGCTGGCACACGCTCGGCCTTCGCGCCGAAGACGAAGACATTGCCGAGACAAACGTGCTCATCGTCGATCCTCGCGCGAAATTTGGCGTGATTTCGGACGTTGACGACACCATTTTAAAGACCGCCCTCCCCCGTCCCCTCGTGGCCGCGTGGAACACCTTCGTGGTTGACGAACAAGCGCGCACCGCGACCCCTGGCATGCCCGTGTTGCTCCAGACGCTCATCGAGCGGCACGAGGGTTCACCCATTGTCTACCTCTCGACCGGTGCATGGAACGCGGCGCCGGCACTCAGCCGATTTCTCGCACGCAACCTCTACCCCGTCGGGCCGCTGCTCCTCACCGACTGGGGGCCCACGCACGACCGCTTCTTCAGGAGCGGCCAGCAGCACAAACGACGCGAGCTACTGCGGCTCATCGAAGAGTTCCCATCAACCAAGTGGGTACTCATTGGCGACGACGGCCAGCACGACGAGATGCTGTACCACGAATTCTCGTCGCAACACCCGGAAAATGTTGCGGCGGTAGCGATCCGCCAAATATCTACGGGCGAAGCCGTCTTGCAGGGTGGGCGATCAAAAGCTCGCCTGCACCGCAGCGTCAGCGGGGTTCCTTGGGTCTACGGTCCCGATGGCGCGACCATCATGAACGAGCTCAAGAAGCACGGGATTCTATGA
- a CDS encoding FUSC family protein, with translation MIRSFSRAGRQLTESFVRTERTPFLQVVKSGIASLLAWLACILVFPDALPIFGIIAALICVQDNVSQSLNKSIERLVGVVVGVAIAVSASIFFGKAPWLFVAAIFVSLLIGWAFRLTGPSTTQIAISAMLVIALGGESLAYGAERIIETAIGGAIGVLVNAFLIAPVRTSPASIAVHELVEHTAQSLDRIATSLTKKQSFDEMQDLLMAARDLREERREVHTLLRSARESLKLNPRSRHYREQLLADDELFQRLQHIVTQVLGMSRALADGYDPDIINDPAVEGLADEFNRAAHDLRHVGYRFNLESDEVIEPPALTAPYRIVVPNAEHWVLIGALMEDLRRTRISIVELQQGE, from the coding sequence ATGATCAGGTCGTTCTCACGCGCGGGTAGGCAGCTCACCGAAAGCTTCGTGCGCACCGAACGCACCCCGTTTCTGCAGGTCGTGAAGAGCGGCATCGCCTCGCTCTTGGCGTGGCTCGCGTGCATCCTCGTGTTTCCCGACGCTCTGCCCATCTTCGGCATCATCGCGGCCCTCATCTGCGTGCAAGACAACGTTTCGCAGTCGCTCAACAAGAGCATCGAGCGACTTGTCGGAGTCGTGGTCGGCGTTGCGATCGCGGTGAGCGCGAGCATCTTCTTCGGCAAGGCCCCGTGGCTCTTCGTGGCCGCGATCTTCGTCTCGCTCCTTATCGGCTGGGCCTTTCGCCTCACGGGTCCCTCGACCACGCAAATCGCGATCAGCGCCATGCTCGTCATCGCCCTCGGCGGCGAGAGCCTCGCCTACGGCGCAGAGCGCATCATCGAGACCGCGATCGGCGGGGCCATCGGTGTGCTCGTCAACGCTTTTCTCATCGCGCCAGTGCGAACTTCACCCGCGAGCATCGCCGTGCACGAACTCGTCGAGCATACGGCGCAATCACTCGACCGCATCGCGACCTCGCTCACGAAAAAGCAAAGCTTTGACGAGATGCAAGACCTCCTCATGGCGGCGCGCGACCTCCGGGAAGAGCGCCGCGAGGTACACACGCTCCTGAGAAGCGCGCGCGAAAGCCTGAAGCTCAACCCGAGAAGCCGCCACTACCGCGAACAGTTACTCGCCGACGACGAACTCTTCCAGCGCCTACAGCACATCGTCACACAGGTGCTCGGCATGTCGCGCGCCCTCGCCGATGGCTACGACCCCGACATTATTAACGACCCAGCCGTCGAGGGCCTCGCCGACGAGTTCAACAGGGCCGCGCATGACCTCAGGCACGTCGGGTACCGCTTTAATCTCGAGAGCGACGAGGTAATTGAGCCTCCAGCGCTCACGGCTCCCTACCGTATCGTCGTGCCCAACGCCGAACACTGGGTGCTCATCGGAGCCCTTATGGAAGACCTTCGCCGCACCCGCATCAGCATCGTCGAGCTACAACAGGGCGAATAA
- a CDS encoding Fpg/Nei family DNA glycosylase: MPEGHSVHRITRQFAANYVGTSPEVSSPQGRFAGGAEIISGLPMTDARAVGKQMFLEFAGEYWLRVHLGMYGAWDFSGDIVVHESIEIHGQKAAVDEVGEDSVTSIGAPRKTRIRMAEEDKERDVAFEWPPEPVGQVRVRLLNERVCADLRGPTACEVVSPEEVRAVMRRLGPDPANDNSPEEQARFVDRALKKRTPIGLVLMDQSMVAGIGNVYRAEMLFRAGIDPHTPSNELSRETMQALWDDWVYLLDIGIRVGQMITIDGLEGEAYERALVHRDDRHWVYKLEGTPCKRCGTNIALEEFGARKLYWCPGCQH; this comes from the coding sequence GTGCCTGAGGGTCATTCAGTTCATCGCATCACGCGTCAGTTTGCTGCGAACTACGTCGGCACCTCGCCAGAGGTTTCGAGCCCGCAGGGCCGTTTTGCGGGCGGTGCCGAGATCATCTCGGGCCTGCCGATGACCGATGCCCGTGCCGTCGGCAAACAGATGTTTCTCGAGTTTGCCGGCGAGTACTGGCTTCGGGTGCATCTCGGAATGTACGGTGCGTGGGACTTCTCGGGCGACATCGTGGTTCACGAGTCAATTGAGATTCACGGTCAGAAGGCCGCCGTTGACGAGGTCGGCGAAGACTCGGTGACCTCGATCGGGGCACCGAGAAAAACACGCATTCGCATGGCCGAAGAAGACAAAGAGCGCGACGTCGCCTTCGAGTGGCCGCCCGAACCGGTTGGTCAGGTGCGTGTTCGGTTGCTCAACGAGCGCGTGTGCGCCGATCTGCGCGGCCCGACGGCCTGCGAGGTCGTGAGTCCCGAAGAGGTGCGCGCCGTGATGCGACGCTTGGGCCCCGACCCAGCAAACGACAACAGCCCCGAAGAGCAGGCTCGTTTTGTTGACCGCGCGCTCAAGAAGCGCACGCCGATCGGTCTCGTGCTCATGGACCAGTCAATGGTTGCGGGCATCGGCAACGTCTACCGTGCCGAGATGCTGTTTCGCGCGGGCATCGATCCGCACACCCCGTCGAACGAGCTGAGCCGCGAGACCATGCAGGCGCTCTGGGATGACTGGGTGTACCTGCTCGACATCGGCATTCGCGTCGGCCAGATGATCACGATTGACGGGCTCGAGGGCGAGGCCTACGAACGAGCGCTCGTGCACCGAGACGATCGTCACTGGGTCTACAAGCTTGAGGGCACCCCGTGCAAGCGATGCGGCACGAACATCGCACTCGAGGAGTTCGGCGCGCGCAAGCTCTACTGGTGCCCTGGCTGCCAGCACTAG
- a CDS encoding ribose-5-phosphate isomerase: protein MRIHIATDHAGLELSQTLQQHLTEQGHEVHDHGPVEYDALDDYPSFCINAALAVARDEAAGVEALGVVFGGSGNGEQMAANKVQGIRAALVWNESTAELAREHNNANVISIGARQHTVEEAMRFIDLFIATPFPGEERHVRRINQLGEYERTGKIAGKQVDEPVSA from the coding sequence ATGCGCATTCATATTGCAACCGATCACGCCGGTCTTGAACTCAGTCAGACGCTTCAGCAGCACCTCACCGAGCAAGGCCATGAGGTCCATGACCACGGCCCCGTCGAATACGATGCGCTCGACGATTACCCGTCGTTTTGCATTAACGCGGCTCTCGCGGTTGCGCGAGACGAAGCGGCGGGCGTCGAGGCGCTGGGCGTCGTCTTTGGAGGATCAGGTAATGGCGAGCAAATGGCAGCGAACAAGGTTCAGGGTATTCGTGCCGCGCTGGTCTGGAACGAGTCGACCGCTGAACTTGCGCGAGAGCACAATAACGCAAATGTGATCTCGATCGGTGCGCGCCAGCACACGGTCGAAGAAGCCATGCGCTTCATTGACCTGTTCATCGCGACGCCGTTTCCCGGCGAGGAGCGCCACGTGCGCCGCATCAATCAGCTGGGCGAGTACGAGCGAACCGGCAAGATCGCCGGCAAGCAGGTTGACGAGCCCGTTTCAGCGTAG
- a CDS encoding DsbA family protein, with translation MTSAEQPRVDSVEFWFDPVCPWAWMSSRWLTEVSEKLGLSVAWRPFSLAILNEGNEDDGHRAAYVRSLVLGKALIVTERDHGSESVWRLYTELGNRLHHDARDDEAVLAEAVAAAGLPESIANIAGDEGDTAEQLLRASTAAGIEAVGPGVGVPILSINGKAFFGPVVTPRPKGQDALNLWNAVYYATQTPGFYELKRGREVGPDFS, from the coding sequence ATGACTAGTGCAGAGCAACCCCGTGTAGACAGCGTTGAATTTTGGTTCGATCCGGTGTGCCCGTGGGCTTGGATGTCAAGCCGCTGGCTCACTGAGGTGAGTGAGAAACTCGGGCTTAGCGTAGCCTGGCGCCCCTTCAGTCTTGCAATCTTGAATGAGGGCAACGAAGATGACGGCCATCGCGCCGCCTACGTGCGTAGCCTCGTGCTTGGCAAGGCGCTTATTGTGACCGAGCGTGATCACGGGAGCGAGTCCGTGTGGCGGCTCTATACTGAGCTCGGCAACCGCCTGCACCACGACGCTCGTGATGATGAGGCAGTGCTCGCCGAGGCAGTTGCTGCAGCCGGCCTGCCCGAGTCGATCGCAAACATTGCGGGCGACGAGGGTGACACGGCCGAACAGCTCTTGCGTGCAAGCACGGCCGCCGGCATTGAAGCCGTTGGTCCTGGCGTCGGTGTGCCCATTCTCTCGATCAACGGTAAAGCCTTCTTTGGTCCCGTGGTGACCCCTCGCCCGAAGGGGCAGGACGCACTGAACCTGTGGAATGCGGTGTACTACGCGACCCAGACGCCAGGCTTCTACGAGCTGAAGCGTGGCCGCGAGGTTGGGCCCGATTTCAGCTAG
- the pepN gene encoding aminopeptidase N — MPGENLTHVEAQSRAAVVQTSAYEIALDLTRGETLFGANTTIHFTATPGAETFIDCIADAVHSITLNGTSLDPATHFADSRIALPGLAAENTLTIVSDMRYMNTGEGLHRFVDPVDGEVYLYSQFEVPDSRRMYPVFEQPDLKATFQFTVTAPAYWKVVSVQPTPEPVAAGQVDGVEVATWHFTPTPIMSSYITAIVAGPYHEVRSELTNPDGRTIPLGVFCRESLAEHLDHDYIFDITRKGFDFFAKEFDYPYPFEKYDQLFVPEFNMGAMEHIGAVTFTEAYVFRSQVTDAMRERRVVTILHELAHMWFGNLVTMRWWNDLWLNESFAEYMSTLATAEATEWNEGWTTFVGSGKTWAYRQDQLPSTHPIMANIADLNDVLVNFDGITYAKGASVLKQLVAWVGREPFMKGVHDYFEKYAYSNTELPDLMHELEATSGRDLAEWTKAWLQTAGVNTLRPVFTTDAQGNFESFAIEQSATDDYPTIRPHRLAVGLYSLEGGKLVRTKRVELDVAGESTSVAELVGVAQPDLILLNDDDLTYAKTRFDERSLATVREHLAAMPDSLARGLVWGSLWDTTRDAEMSASEFIEIVLANVHAETNSTILRNIINQLLTATHSYLAPEKREATRTRVADALWELANAAEAASDAQFQFIKAFSSLAETPDETAKIQALLDGTVKLEGLTVDTDLTWEFVISLAAAGLVDGSAIDEVLATDLTASGKQFAAYAHAALPTAEAKDSTWQQMVETEGAANLTIRFAALGFNRVHDTELLRPFIERFFASIDAVWNDRSYAIGEEIFEGFYPAPLADAQLQQATRAWLDANPDAAPALRRFMIEHLADVERALDAQARDAQA, encoded by the coding sequence ATGCCAGGAGAAAACCTCACTCACGTCGAAGCCCAGTCGCGTGCGGCGGTGGTGCAAACGAGTGCCTACGAGATCGCGCTCGACCTCACCCGTGGTGAGACCCTTTTCGGGGCCAATACAACCATCCATTTCACCGCTACGCCCGGAGCTGAAACCTTTATCGACTGCATCGCTGACGCGGTGCACAGCATCACGCTCAACGGCACATCGCTCGACCCCGCTACCCACTTCGCCGACTCACGCATCGCCCTGCCTGGTCTCGCCGCTGAGAACACGCTCACGATCGTGTCAGACATGCGATACATGAACACCGGCGAGGGCCTGCACCGTTTCGTTGACCCGGTCGACGGCGAGGTATACCTCTACTCACAGTTCGAGGTGCCCGATTCACGTCGCATGTACCCGGTCTTCGAGCAGCCAGACCTCAAGGCCACGTTCCAGTTCACCGTGACGGCCCCCGCTTACTGGAAGGTCGTCAGCGTACAGCCGACACCAGAGCCAGTCGCTGCAGGTCAGGTTGACGGCGTCGAGGTAGCCACCTGGCACTTCACGCCCACCCCGATCATGTCGAGCTACATCACCGCGATCGTCGCTGGCCCGTACCACGAGGTGCGTTCTGAACTGACGAACCCTGACGGCCGCACGATTCCGCTCGGCGTCTTTTGCCGCGAATCGCTCGCGGAGCACCTCGACCACGACTACATTTTTGACATCACCCGCAAGGGCTTCGACTTCTTTGCCAAAGAGTTCGACTACCCCTACCCCTTCGAGAAGTACGATCAGCTCTTTGTGCCCGAGTTCAACATGGGTGCCATGGAACACATCGGTGCCGTAACCTTCACCGAAGCCTACGTGTTCCGCAGCCAGGTCACCGACGCGATGCGTGAACGCCGTGTCGTCACGATTCTGCACGAGCTCGCTCACATGTGGTTCGGCAACCTCGTCACGATGCGCTGGTGGAACGACCTGTGGCTCAACGAGTCATTCGCCGAGTACATGTCAACGCTCGCGACCGCTGAGGCAACCGAGTGGAACGAAGGCTGGACCACCTTCGTCGGCAGCGGCAAAACCTGGGCATACCGCCAGGACCAGCTGCCATCGACCCACCCGATCATGGCCAACATCGCCGACCTCAACGACGTGCTCGTGAACTTCGACGGCATCACCTACGCCAAGGGCGCATCGGTGCTCAAGCAGCTCGTTGCCTGGGTTGGCCGTGAGCCCTTCATGAAGGGCGTGCACGACTACTTTGAAAAGTACGCCTACAGCAACACCGAGCTGCCCGACCTCATGCACGAGCTCGAGGCAACGAGCGGCCGCGACCTCGCAGAGTGGACGAAGGCATGGCTGCAGACCGCGGGCGTGAACACGCTGCGTCCGGTCTTCACGACCGATGCCCAGGGCAACTTCGAATCATTTGCGATCGAGCAGAGCGCAACCGACGACTACCCGACGATCCGCCCCCACCGCCTCGCGGTTGGCCTCTACTCGCTTGAGGGAGGCAAGCTCGTTCGCACGAAGCGCGTCGAACTTGATGTCGCGGGTGAAAGCACGAGCGTCGCCGAGCTCGTTGGTGTTGCGCAGCCAGATCTCATTCTGCTCAACGACGACGATCTCACCTACGCGAAGACCCGCTTTGATGAGCGCTCACTCGCCACGGTTCGCGAGCACCTCGCCGCGATGCCAGATTCGCTCGCTCGTGGCCTCGTGTGGGGCTCGCTCTGGGACACGACGCGTGACGCCGAAATGTCAGCGTCTGAGTTCATCGAGATCGTGCTCGCGAACGTGCACGCCGAGACGAACTCGACGATTCTGCGCAACATTATCAACCAGTTACTTACCGCGACACACTCGTACCTCGCGCCCGAGAAGCGAGAGGCGACCCGCACGCGCGTCGCTGACGCTCTCTGGGAGCTCGCGAATGCGGCAGAGGCAGCTTCAGATGCACAGTTCCAGTTCATCAAGGCGTTCTCTTCCCTCGCTGAAACCCCCGACGAGACCGCGAAGATTCAGGCGCTGCTCGATGGCACCGTGAAGCTCGAGGGCCTCACGGTCGACACCGACCTCACTTGGGAGTTCGTCATCTCGCTCGCTGCCGCCGGTCTCGTTGACGGCTCGGCAATCGACGAGGTACTCGCCACCGACCTCACGGCAAGCGGCAAGCAATTCGCAGCCTACGCGCACGCTGCGCTGCCGACCGCAGAGGCCAAAGACAGCACCTGGCAGCAGATGGTCGAGACCGAGGGGGCAGCGAACCTCACGATTCGCTTCGCCGCGCTCGGCTTCAACCGCGTGCACGACACCGAGCTGCTTCGCCCCTTCATCGAGCGCTTCTTCGCCTCGATCGATGCGGTGTGGAACGACCGGAGCTACGCCATCGGCGAGGAGATCTTCGAGGGCTTCTACCCTGCCCCCCTCGCAGACGCTCAACTGCAGCAGGCAACGCGCGCATGGCTCGACGCAAACCCCGACGCGGCGCCTGCGCTTCGTCGCTTCATGATCGAGCACCTGGCCGACGTTGAGCGCGCGCTCGACGCACAGGCCCGCGACGCCCAGGCATAG
- a CDS encoding mechanosensitive ion channel family protein has protein sequence MEILEALQSFITTYKVPFNIALIILLSIVLRWLLQHTLRRVVSRVVKGVKRSQATDLTEELSLAPKLSARAVQRTRTLGAVGKHIITWTIGVISIILILGQLGVDLAALLTSAGIVAAALAFGAQNLIKDLLNGIFMVSEDQLGVGDWITIGEISGTVEDVGIRVTQVRAVDGTLWFIRNGEVLTLGNSSQGWGRAIINITVDAHNDLDLVENVALEAAREVMKMPEHARKIIGEPEVWGVESMFGDRATLRLAMRTRPEAQWAVQRALRLELVRLFDKHGITLASELPTFPGATP, from the coding sequence GTGGAAATTCTTGAGGCGCTGCAGAGCTTTATCACCACCTATAAAGTTCCGTTTAACATCGCGCTCATTATCCTGCTCTCAATCGTGCTGCGGTGGCTGTTGCAGCACACCCTTCGAAGGGTCGTGAGCCGCGTTGTGAAGGGCGTGAAGCGCTCGCAAGCGACCGACCTCACCGAGGAGCTATCGCTGGCCCCGAAACTCAGTGCTCGCGCGGTTCAGCGCACGAGAACGCTCGGAGCGGTCGGCAAACACATCATCACGTGGACGATCGGTGTCATCTCGATCATCCTCATTCTCGGGCAACTGGGCGTTGACCTTGCCGCGCTCCTCACCTCGGCAGGTATCGTTGCCGCGGCGCTGGCTTTTGGCGCGCAAAACCTCATTAAAGATCTCTTGAACGGCATCTTCATGGTGAGTGAAGACCAACTAGGTGTCGGCGATTGGATCACGATCGGTGAGATCAGTGGCACCGTCGAAGACGTCGGCATTCGGGTGACACAGGTGCGCGCGGTCGACGGCACCCTCTGGTTCATTCGCAATGGTGAGGTACTCACCCTCGGTAACAGCTCTCAGGGTTGGGGCCGCGCCATCATCAACATCACGGTCGACGCCCATAACGACCTCGATCTCGTCGAAAACGTCGCGCTTGAGGCCGCCCGTGAGGTGATGAAAATGCCCGAACACGCGCGAAAGATCATCGGCGAGCCCGAGGTATGGGGCGTCGAGAGCATGTTCGGCGACCGCGCCACCCTTCGCCTTGCGATGCGCACGAGACCAGAAGCCCAGTGGGCCGTTCAGCGCGCACTTCGGCTCGAACTTGTGCGCCTCTTCGACAAGCATGGCATCACCCTCGCCAGCGAACTACCGACGTTTCCAGGAGCTACCCCGTGA
- a CDS encoding globin gives MTTPETPKPRLTLREGATGNAVTDTLWQQVGGSATFERIVRRFYAGVKEDPVLAPMYPQDDWEGAIWRLQTFLEQYWGGPTTYQEHRGHPRLRMRHNAFPINTLARERWLHHMHAALDEADLAPMADTQFRDYVERAALAMTNTAG, from the coding sequence GTGACCACCCCAGAAACCCCCAAGCCACGCCTCACGCTTCGCGAGGGCGCGACCGGCAATGCCGTGACCGACACGCTCTGGCAGCAGGTCGGCGGATCGGCCACTTTCGAGCGCATCGTGCGGCGATTCTATGCCGGCGTCAAAGAAGATCCGGTTCTTGCCCCCATGTATCCTCAAGACGATTGGGAGGGGGCCATCTGGCGCCTGCAAACCTTTCTCGAGCAGTACTGGGGTGGGCCAACGACCTACCAGGAGCACCGCGGCCACCCGCGGCTGCGCATGCGTCACAACGCCTTCCCGATCAACACCCTCGCGCGCGAACGCTGGCTGCACCACATGCATGCCGCCCTCGACGAGGCTGACCTCGCGCCCATGGCCGACACCCAGTTTCGCGACTACGTCGAGCGGGCCGCGCTCGCGATGACGAACACCGCGGGTTAA